Proteins from a genomic interval of Zingiber officinale cultivar Zhangliang chromosome 1B, Zo_v1.1, whole genome shotgun sequence:
- the LOC122053928 gene encoding tRNA(His) guanylyltransferase 2-like isoform X1, which translates to MQQQRRSEPIGKYEYVKKFEADDRLPPSNWIVVRIDGCHFHRFSAEHAFEKPNDENALNLMNVCAVSMLEQFPEIVFAYGVSDEYSFIWRENTQFYQRRASKLLSHCVSYFTSMYVMKWKEFFPHKELKGPPYFDGRVVCYPRAKMIRDYLAWRQVDCHINNQYNTCFWMLVKSGKTQKEAQEYLKGTQAKDKNELLFQQFNINYDKLPQMFRKGSCIYREKVEEIVKEDGNANGVTRTRNKVVLGHMDIIGPNFWIQHPYILQED; encoded by the exons ATGCAGCAACAGAGAAGATCTGAACCCATCGG CAAGTACGAGTATGTGAAGAAGTTTGAAGCTGACGACAGATTGCCTCCTTCCAATTGGATTGTTGTCAGAATTGATGGTTGTCATTTTCACAG GTTTTCTGCAGAACATGCATTTGAAAAGCCCAATGATGAGAATGCCTTAAACTTAATGAATGTGTGTGCTGTTTCGATGCTAGAACAATTTCCAGAAATTGTGTTCGCTTATGGTGTCAGTGATGAATACAG TTTTATATGGAGGGAAAACACTCAATTTTACCAAAGACGAGCAAG CAAATTGCTTTCACACTGTGTATCCTATTTCACATCTATGTATGTGATGAAATGGAAGGAATTCTTTCCCCACAAGGAGCTGAAAGGACCCCCATATTTTGATGGACGAGTTGTATGTTACCCAAGAGCAAAAATGATCAGAGACTATCTGGCATGGAGGCAGGTTGACT gtcACATCAACAATCAATACAATACATGTTTTTGGATGTTGGTTAAGTCAGGAAAGACACAAAAGGAAGCACAAGAATATCTCAAG GGCACGCAAGCAAAAGATAAGAATGAGCTGCTTTTTCAACAGTTCAATATTAATTATGATAAGCTACCTCAAATGTTCCGAAAAGGATCTTGTATTTATAGAGAAAAG GTGGAAGAAATAGTGAAGGAAGATGGCAATGCCAATGGCGTCACGAGAACTCGAAACAAAGTGGTTCTGGGGCACATGGACATTATAGGCCCCAATTTTTGGATCCAACACCCTTATATTCTCCAAGAGGATTAG
- the LOC122053928 gene encoding tRNA(His) guanylyltransferase 1-like isoform X2, translating into MANSKYEYVKKFEADDRLPPSNWIVVRIDGCHFHRFSAEHAFEKPNDENALNLMNVCAVSMLEQFPEIVFAYGVSDEYSFIWRENTQFYQRRASKLLSHCVSYFTSMYVMKWKEFFPHKELKGPPYFDGRVVCYPRAKMIRDYLAWRQVDCHINNQYNTCFWMLVKSGKTQKEAQEYLKGTQAKDKNELLFQQFNINYDKLPQMFRKGSCIYREKVEEIVKEDGNANGVTRTRNKVVLGHMDIIGPNFWIQHPYILQED; encoded by the exons ATGGCTAATAGCAAGTACGAGTATGTGAAGAAGTTTGAAGCTGACGACAGATTGCCTCCTTCCAATTGGATTGTTGTCAGAATTGATGGTTGTCATTTTCACAG GTTTTCTGCAGAACATGCATTTGAAAAGCCCAATGATGAGAATGCCTTAAACTTAATGAATGTGTGTGCTGTTTCGATGCTAGAACAATTTCCAGAAATTGTGTTCGCTTATGGTGTCAGTGATGAATACAG TTTTATATGGAGGGAAAACACTCAATTTTACCAAAGACGAGCAAG CAAATTGCTTTCACACTGTGTATCCTATTTCACATCTATGTATGTGATGAAATGGAAGGAATTCTTTCCCCACAAGGAGCTGAAAGGACCCCCATATTTTGATGGACGAGTTGTATGTTACCCAAGAGCAAAAATGATCAGAGACTATCTGGCATGGAGGCAGGTTGACT gtcACATCAACAATCAATACAATACATGTTTTTGGATGTTGGTTAAGTCAGGAAAGACACAAAAGGAAGCACAAGAATATCTCAAG GGCACGCAAGCAAAAGATAAGAATGAGCTGCTTTTTCAACAGTTCAATATTAATTATGATAAGCTACCTCAAATGTTCCGAAAAGGATCTTGTATTTATAGAGAAAAG GTGGAAGAAATAGTGAAGGAAGATGGCAATGCCAATGGCGTCACGAGAACTCGAAACAAAGTGGTTCTGGGGCACATGGACATTATAGGCCCCAATTTTTGGATCCAACACCCTTATATTCTCCAAGAGGATTAG